The segment TCATGCGGCTGTAGCGGCAGAAGATGTCCGTCGCCGTGTAGCCCTCGGGGTGGCCGACGTGGAGCCCCGCGCCCGAGGGATAAGGGAACATGTCGAGCACGTAGCGCTTGGGCCGGCCTTCATGGCGGACGGCGCGGAAGACGCCGGTCTCTTTCCAGAAGCGCTGCCAGCGGGGCTCGGCCTCGGCGTGAACGTAACGAGCGGGCTCCGGAGCTGCCGGAGCGCCGTCCGCAGGCGTGCTCGGCGAGGGCGTGTTCGCGGTGGGGGACGTCATGGCGACCGTACGATTAGCACCGACGCGGCGCGTGTGTCAGCGGGCGGGCACGGGAGGCGCGGCGAAGGAACGAGGGAGAAAGCCGCGAGGCGGTGGGGACGAACGAAGAACGCCGGACAACCTCAGCGCGCATGGGCCTTGGGCCGGCGCGTGATCCCGAGCTCCGCCGCCACCCATCGCCGCAAGAGCTCCGCGTCCCTCGCCCGCAGGGCCCGCGTTTCGAGCCGCGGCTGCGTCATCGCCGCGGCCAGCTCCTCCCCGTCGAGCGCCCTCTTTTTCGCGCCGTCGATCACGATGAACAGCCTTCGCGCGGCCCGATCGACCACGAGGCACGCCCAGCTCGGCCCTTCCTCCGCGTGGACGAGCGTCCCTGCGATCACGCTGTCGAACGGCGTCGGCACGCCATCGTGCACGACATGCATTCGCTCGCCGTCGTCGGCGAGGTAGGCGTGGTATCGCCCGTCGGCGCTCAGGACCAGGTCCCCCGCCCAGGCAAAGGGCCTCTGCTCGCGACCGTCGAGCACCACGAAGCGCGCCCCGCGGCTCGCGGCGACGTAACCGAACGTCGATCCGCGTCGCGCGAGGACCGGGCGATCCACGGCGTCGTAGGCCGGTCCCTCCTCGCCATTCACGACGACGTGCCATCCACGCCCGCGCCGCGCTGCATACGAGAGTTTTTGGCCAGCGTCGCCGAAGACCAGGCTCCCGGGCGCGATCTCGTCGTACGGCGGGCCCTCCTCGTCGTCGAGGACGATCACCTCCCCGTCCGGGCGACCTCCGGCATAAACGACATGCGCGCCGTCTTCGCTGAACGAGACCTCCGAGATACGAGCATAAGGCGCGGATTCGGCGCCGTCGACCGTGACGCGCCACTTCCCCTCGCGCTTCGCCACGTAGGCGAATCGACCACCGCGCGGCGCGAGCGCATGATACGCGATCGCCTCCGCCGGTGGAGATTCGCGGCCGTTCATCCAGAAAAACGCCTCCTCTCCGCGCCGCCCGACGTGCGCCACCGCGGCCCCGTCCTCGCTGAACCGCAAGGCGCCGATGCCGTCGTAGAGCGGCCCGGCCGCGCCGTCGACGACCGCGCGCACGGAGGCATTTTGCCGGGCCACATACGCGAAACGGCCGCCGTGGCCGAAGAGGAGCGTGCCCTCCAGAATGGCGTCGAAGGCAGGGCCCGGCTCCCCGTCGAGCACGACAAACCACGCGCCGCCGCGCGCTGCCGCATACGCCACGTGCCCTCCGTCCGGGCTCAGCGCGACCTCGCCCAATCCCTCGAAGACCGGGCCCGCCTGCCCATCCACGACGAGCGACCAGCCTTTTTCGCGGCGCGCGGGGTAGGCGAGGCGGCGGCCGTCCGCGCTCCACACGATGGATTCGATCCCGATGCCCAGGTATTCCACGCCGTCCACGCCGTCGACGCGGACGCGCTGCTTGCCGGCGCTCTCGAGCACCTCGAGGTGATGCCTTCGATCGGGGCTATGGCCCAGCCAAACCACGGAGGGCGCGCATCCCGCCGTGATCGCGAGCGCGAGCAGGAGGCCGAGCGCCTTCATCCGAAGATCGGCGCGGGCAGCGGCGGGATGCTCCGGGTGCTGGTCATCACGCCCTTCGCCACCGTGCGCCCCTCCACGCGGGCCTCGACCTCGTAACGGGCGAGGTCTTCCATCAGGTGCGACTGCGAGACGAGGTATTCGAGCCGCTGACCGGCGAACACCGGCTGGAGCAGCTTCACGTCCACCGAGGCGCTCATCCCGACGTGCGAATGGGAATGGGTCTTGAGCGATTCGATGAGCGCCGCCGACATCTCGGGCTTGTACCCGGGTTGCATGCGATATCCGAGGGCCAGGTTCTGCAGGGCCTCGAGCACCTCGTTCGGGTCGCGGCCCTTTTTCTCCCAGGCGTCCTGGTAGGCGGCGATGATGCCGAGGAGGTTACTGCTCTGGCCGAGCCCCTCGATCGTGTACACGCCCGGCCAGAGGTGGAGGCCCGGGAAGTGGCCCTCGAAGACGGGCTCGTTCGCCGAGACGTGGCGCGCGGCCCGCAACGTCGGCCGCGGGGTGCGCTCGTACGATTCGATGACGTCGACCATCGAGAAAGGGCGGCGATGCGGGATCAGGAGGTTTATCACGTCCGCGCCGAGGGACAAACGCGAGCTCGGTTTCATGAGAGGCTCCTCCGCAGCGCGTCCGCCGTGCGCCGGATGTCGGCCGTGTTTTCGGTCGCGTGGATCCGAACGTCGGGGCCGAGGTTCGTCCGGACGAGCGACCGCAACACCGCGCCCGGGGCGATGGTCACGTAATCCGTGACGCCGCGGTCTTTCAGCGTGGTCATGACGTCGGTCCATCGAACGGCACTGACGAGCTGGCCGGCGAGGAGGCGCGGGACGCTCCCCTCCTCCTCGGCGAGTTTTCCGGTCGCATTGAGCACCAAAGGGACCCGCATGGCCCCGCGCCGCGCGCGCGTGAGCGCCGCTTCGAGCTCGGGGACCGCGTCCTTCATCGATTCGCTGTGCCAGGGGCCGGCGACCGGCAAACGTCGGAAGTGGAATGGCTTATTGTCGTTGAAACCACCTTGGGCGTCCTCCAACGTCTTCACCAATTTGCCGATGGTTTCTTCATCACCACTCACCACCAGTTCATCAGGTGTATTCGTTGCCGCGATCGTGACCTTGGATCCGCAACGTGCGATCGCGCGCTGGAGTGTACCTCTCAGAAGGACGGGCGAGAGCTCGGCGCAGGATAACGCCAACATCATACCCGGGTGCCGCGCCGCTTCCCGCGCCATCAACCGTCCACGGAGCGCCGCAATCATGATCGCATCCTCGGGCGTGATGGCGCCCGTCGCGGCCCAGGCCGGGAGCTCTCCGAGGGAATGACCTGCCACGAAATCGGGCGGGATTCCCGCAGCGAGGAGCTCCACGTGCACGAAGAGCGCGATCGCCGTGAGCGCCGGCTGCTGGACCTCCGTTCGTTCGAGGGCGCGCCCGCCCTTCGCCAGGAGCTCGCTCGGCGCGATGTCTGTCGCCTCCGCCGCCCGATCGAGCATCTCCTTGCCCCGCGGCTCGTTCGCCACGAACGACGCGGCTTCGAAGAGGCCCTTGGCGCCCTGCCCAGGAAACAGAAAGGCCACCGTCACAACGTCAGCCCCCCATCCACCACGAGCGCCTGGCCGATCACGTACGAAGCCTCTTCCGAAGCCAGGAACAACACCGCCCGCGCCACCTCGTCGCCGGTCCCGAAACGCCCGAGCGGGATCCGGGCGCGCGTCTTCTCCGCGATACGTTTGTCCAGGCGCTTCGCCATTCCCGTGCCGAGCAGCCCCGGCACCACCGCATTGACGCGAATCCCCCGCGGGGCGAGCTCGGCCGCGAGCGTGCGGGTGAACGCGAGGATCGCGCCCTTCGAGGCCGCATAGTTCGCCTGCCCGGGGCTCGCGTGCTGGCCCGCGACCGAGGCGACGTTGACGATCACGCCCCGCCGCTTCGCCATCATCGGCCGCACGACGGCGCGGCAGCCGTGAAAGACGCCGCCCGCATTGACGCGGATCACCTCGTCCCAGCTCTCCTCGGCCATCAAGGGGAAGAGCTCGTCCGCCGCGACGCCGGCATTGTTCACGAGCACGTCGATCCCGCCCCGCGCTTCGAGCACACGCTCCACGGCCGCGTTCATCGACGCCGCGCTCGCCACGTCCATCGCGAGGAGCGCGCCACGCCCGCCCGCTTCTTCGATCGCGCGCAGCGTCTCCTTCGCCTCGTCCTCGCGCGACTTGTATCCCACGAAGACGAACGCCCCTTCGGCCCCGAACGCCGCCGCGATGCTCCGGCCGAGGCCCCGGGAGGCGCCGGTCACGATCACCGTGCTGTCGTCGAATCGGATATTCATGGCGAAAGCACGAACGGCGGCATCTTCGATTCGTCCCGCTCCCGGTAGCTGTGCCGCTGCGGGCTCACGTACAGGCTGCGGTTGTTGATGAGCGGCGCCGAGACGGTGCGGAGGGGGCGGCGCTCGCCCGCGTGGGAGGCCTCGAAACGATCGATACCCGGGAACGCATACGATCGATCGAGGAGCAGGAGCGCGACCCATTCACCGCGGATGACGGAGAATCCGGTTGCGAGCACGGCTCCGATCCGCTGTTCGTCCAGAAAAACGTCGTCTCCCTCGGCCACGGCCGCGCCTGCGACGGCCCAGACGACCCGCGCCTTCGCCCCCGCCTCGCGCCGGGCCCGCAGCGCGGCGGAGCCCACGTATTCCTTGCGGTTCGAGACGCGCCATTGCAGGCCGAGCTCCAGCGGCGAGAGGCCGGCCCGGCCCTCGCGGCGGACGTTGAAGATGCCATTCTCGAGGGCACACTGATCCAGCGCGGGCAAACCCGCGAGGGCGAGGTCGAAGGCCCGACCCTCGGTGAGCAGCGCCTCGCGGACGGCGGCGAGCTCGCCCGGGGAGATCAGGAGATCATAACCATACTCGCCGGTCTTTCCCGAACGAAAACACACAGCCTCGTCTGTCCGGTAAAACGCGAGGTAGGGGAGGCTGCCGACGTCGGGTCCGAGCACCGCCGTGCAGAGCTCCCAGGCATAAGGGCCGTGCACGGACAGGAGCGCCCCGTCGCAACATGTGGCCTTCGCGTCGATCCCCGGGGGAAAGTGTTTGTCGAAGTATTCGACGAGCTCGCCGGGCGACGGGCCCTCGGCGAGCAAGTAAAACGCCTCGTCGTCACGCGCCACGTGGATGTCCGCGAAGGGGCGGGCCTGCTCGTCGAGCAGGAGGCTCGGGCGCATCTGCCCGTCCTGCAAGAAGAGGTCGCAGGCGACGACGGCGTCGAGCGCCTCGTACGCGCCTTCGCCCTCGATGCGCAGGCACGTGACGTGATCTCCCGCGGCGAGCGCG is part of the Polyangium spumosum genome and harbors:
- a CDS encoding PD40 domain-containing protein; translated protein: MKALGLLLALAITAGCAPSVVWLGHSPDRRHHLEVLESAGKQRVRVDGVDGVEYLGIGIESIVWSADGRRLAYPARREKGWSLVVDGQAGPVFEGLGEVALSPDGGHVAYAAARGGAWFVVLDGEPGPAFDAILEGTLLFGHGGRFAYVARQNASVRAVVDGAAGPLYDGIGALRFSEDGAAVAHVGRRGEEAFFWMNGRESPPAEAIAYHALAPRGGRFAYVAKREGKWRVTVDGAESAPYARISEVSFSEDGAHVVYAGGRPDGEVIVLDDEEGPPYDEIAPGSLVFGDAGQKLSYAARRGRGWHVVVNGEEGPAYDAVDRPVLARRGSTFGYVAASRGARFVVLDGREQRPFAWAGDLVLSADGRYHAYLADDGERMHVVHDGVPTPFDSVIAGTLVHAEEGPSWACLVVDRAARRLFIVIDGAKKRALDGEELAAAMTQPRLETRALRARDAELLRRWVAAELGITRRPKAHAR
- a CDS encoding 3-hydroxyacyl-ACP dehydratase FabZ family protein, whose product is MKPSSRLSLGADVINLLIPHRRPFSMVDVIESYERTPRPTLRAARHVSANEPVFEGHFPGLHLWPGVYTIEGLGQSSNLLGIIAAYQDAWEKKGRDPNEVLEALQNLALGYRMQPGYKPEMSAALIESLKTHSHSHVGMSASVDVKLLQPVFAGQRLEYLVSQSHLMEDLARYEVEARVEGRTVAKGVMTSTRSIPPLPAPIFG
- a CDS encoding acyltransferase domain-containing protein; this encodes MAFLFPGQGAKGLFEAASFVANEPRGKEMLDRAAEATDIAPSELLAKGGRALERTEVQQPALTAIALFVHVELLAAGIPPDFVAGHSLGELPAWAATGAITPEDAIMIAALRGRLMAREAARHPGMMLALSCAELSPVLLRGTLQRAIARCGSKVTIAATNTPDELVVSGDEETIGKLVKTLEDAQGGFNDNKPFHFRRLPVAGPWHSESMKDAVPELEAALTRARRGAMRVPLVLNATGKLAEEEGSVPRLLAGQLVSAVRWTDVMTTLKDRGVTDYVTIAPGAVLRSLVRTNLGPDVRIHATENTADIRRTADALRRSLS
- the fabG gene encoding 3-oxoacyl-ACP reductase FabG, translating into MNIRFDDSTVIVTGASRGLGRSIAAAFGAEGAFVFVGYKSREDEAKETLRAIEEAGGRGALLAMDVASAASMNAAVERVLEARGGIDVLVNNAGVAADELFPLMAEESWDEVIRVNAGGVFHGCRAVVRPMMAKRRGVIVNVASVAGQHASPGQANYAASKGAILAFTRTLAAELAPRGIRVNAVVPGLLGTGMAKRLDKRIAEKTRARIPLGRFGTGDEVARAVLFLASEEASYVIGQALVVDGGLTL
- a CDS encoding aminomethyltransferase family protein; this translates as MSMDDEIRALRTSVALAAGDHVTCLRIEGEGAYEALDAVVACDLFLQDGQMRPSLLLDEQARPFADIHVARDDEAFYLLAEGPSPGELVEYFDKHFPPGIDAKATCCDGALLSVHGPYAWELCTAVLGPDVGSLPYLAFYRTDEAVCFRSGKTGEYGYDLLISPGELAAVREALLTEGRAFDLALAGLPALDQCALENGIFNVRREGRAGLSPLELGLQWRVSNRKEYVGSAALRARREAGAKARVVWAVAGAAVAEGDDVFLDEQRIGAVLATGFSVIRGEWVALLLLDRSYAFPGIDRFEASHAGERRPLRTVSAPLINNRSLYVSPQRHSYRERDESKMPPFVLSP